The Chryseobacterium suipulveris genome window below encodes:
- the ftsY gene encoding signal recognition particle-docking protein FtsY has translation MSWFKKIFNKEEKESLDHGLEKSSQGFFEKISKAVVGKSKVDEEVLDDLEEVLIASDVGASTTIKIIDRIEDRVARDKFVGTDELDKILREEITALLLENPHAGTGNVDDYKKPYVIMVVGVNGVGKTTTIGKLAHQFKSEGKSVVLGAADTFRAAAVDQLVIWSQRVGVPIVKQNMGSDPASVAFDTVQSAVANNADVVIIDTAGRLHNKVNLMNELTKIKRVMQKVIPDAPHEILLVLDGSTGQNAFEQAKQFTAATEVNALAVTKLDGTAKGGVVIGISDQFQIPVKYIGVGEKMTDLQLFNGAEFVDSFFKKRS, from the coding sequence ATGAGTTGGTTCAAAAAAATATTCAATAAAGAAGAAAAAGAATCCCTTGATCACGGACTGGAAAAGTCCAGCCAGGGTTTTTTCGAAAAAATTTCCAAAGCGGTTGTCGGCAAATCAAAAGTTGACGAAGAAGTGCTGGATGATTTGGAAGAAGTGCTCATCGCATCCGATGTTGGCGCTTCAACGACCATTAAAATCATCGACCGGATCGAAGACCGTGTTGCCCGCGACAAATTTGTGGGAACGGACGAGCTCGACAAAATCCTCCGCGAAGAAATCACCGCGCTCTTGCTCGAAAACCCACACGCCGGAACCGGAAATGTGGACGATTACAAAAAACCTTACGTCATCATGGTCGTGGGTGTGAACGGAGTTGGTAAAACGACGACGATCGGTAAACTGGCGCATCAGTTTAAATCCGAAGGTAAATCCGTTGTTCTCGGTGCTGCAGATACTTTCCGAGCAGCCGCAGTGGATCAGTTGGTGATCTGGAGTCAGAGAGTGGGAGTGCCGATTGTGAAACAAAATATGGGATCGGATCCAGCTTCAGTTGCTTTTGACACGGTTCAAAGCGCGGTTGCAAACAATGCAGATGTGGTAATTATCGACACTGCGGGACGACTTCATAATAAAGTCAACTTAATGAACGAGCTTACCAAAATCAAAAGAGTGATGCAGAAAGTAATTCCCGATGCACCACACGAAATCCTTTTGGTTTTGGACGGAAGCACCGGTCAAAATGCTTTCGAGCAGGCGAAGCAATTCACGGCGGCGACGGAAGTGAATGCTTTGGCGGTGACGAAACTTGACGGGACTGCAAAGGGCGGAGTAGTCATCGGAATTTCGGACCAGTTCCAAATTCCGGTAAAATATATCGGAGTGGGCGAGAAAATGACGGACCTTCAATTATTCAATGGTGCGGAGTTTGTGGATTCATTTTTCAAAAAAAGAAGTTAA
- a CDS encoding type II toxin-antitoxin system VapC family toxin — MKILLDSDILLDFFFNREPYFTYSKEVLDLCEKKKVEGFITPVIFSNVYYLLRKNFSKETCFTFATGLMNVVDIISIDKSVVLKSLQSDFNDFEDALQNFSAESSGLKILLTRNLKDCQKSSLRIMTPENFLNTLTPYK, encoded by the coding sequence ATGAAAATCCTTTTAGACAGCGATATCTTATTGGACTTCTTTTTCAATAGAGAACCTTATTTCACATACTCTAAAGAAGTTTTGGATTTATGCGAAAAGAAAAAAGTTGAAGGATTCATTACTCCGGTTATTTTTTCCAACGTTTATTATTTGTTACGAAAAAATTTTTCAAAAGAAACCTGTTTTACTTTCGCTACAGGATTGATGAATGTTGTGGATATTATTTCAATCGATAAGTCTGTTGTTCTAAAATCGCTGCAATCTGATTTTAATGATTTTGAAGATGCGCTCCAAAATTTTTCTGCTGAAAGTTCTGGTCTTAAAATTCTTCTCACCCGAAATCTAAAGGATTGTCAAAAAAGCAGTTTAAGGATTATGACCCCCGAAAATTTTCTAAATACTTTAACACCTTATAAATAA
- a CDS encoding DUF6364 family protein gives MNTKLTLTIDKSIIDDAKEYAKENGRSLSKLVENYLYLLSLKSKKNIAKDREDELSPYTKRMMELIKKNPARYTDLDLKEEKLKRLEEKYLK, from the coding sequence ATGAATACCAAACTGACTTTAACGATAGATAAATCTATTATTGATGATGCGAAAGAATATGCGAAGGAAAATGGCAGAAGTCTTTCAAAATTAGTCGAAAATTATCTTTATCTTTTGTCTTTAAAATCAAAAAAGAATATTGCAAAAGATAGGGAAGATGAACTTTCTCCCTACACAAAGAGAATGATGGAACTAATAAAGAAGAACCCTGCAAGATACACCGATCTTGATTTGAAAGAAGAAAAGCTAAAACGGTTAGAAGAAAAATATCTCAAATGA
- a CDS encoding DUF4295 domain-containing protein, whose translation MAKKVVASLKDGSSKKMTKVIKMVKSPKSGAYVFEEKVMNADEVDSFLKK comes from the coding sequence ATGGCAAAGAAAGTAGTAGCGTCCCTAAAAGACGGGTCTTCTAAAAAAATGACCAAAGTAATCAAAATGGTGAAGTCGCCTAAATCGGGTGCTTACGTTTTTGAAGAAAAAGTAATGAACGCGGATGAGGTTGACAGTTTCCTAAAGAAATAA
- the rpmG gene encoding 50S ribosomal protein L33, whose amino-acid sequence MAKKGNRVQVILECTEHKETGVAGMSRYITTKNKKNTTERLELKKYNPVLKKYTVHKEIK is encoded by the coding sequence ATGGCAAAAAAAGGTAATAGAGTTCAGGTAATCCTGGAGTGTACTGAGCACAAGGAAACCGGTGTAGCAGGAATGTCGAGATACATTACTACGAAGAACAAGAAAAATACTACTGAAAGACTGGAGCTGAAAAAATACAATCCGGTTCTGAAGAAGTACACCGTACACAAAGAAATCAAGTAA
- the rpmB gene encoding 50S ribosomal protein L28 yields the protein MSRICQITGKRAMVGNNVSHANNKTKRRFEINLLEKKFYLPEQEKSVTLKVSAHGLRIINRIGIEEALERATRNGFIK from the coding sequence ATGTCAAGAATTTGCCAAATAACAGGAAAGCGTGCAATGGTAGGAAACAACGTTTCTCACGCTAATAACAAAACGAAGCGTCGTTTTGAAATTAACCTATTGGAGAAGAAATTTTACCTTCCGGAGCAGGAGAAGTCTGTAACTTTGAAAGTTTCTGCACACGGATTGAGAATCATCAATAGAATTGGGATTGAGGAAGCGTTGGAAAGAGCAACAAGAAACGGATTTATTAAATAA